The Pontibacter pudoricolor genome contains a region encoding:
- a CDS encoding glycoside hydrolase family 3 N-terminal domain-containing protein produces the protein MLIAMDAEWGLSMRLDSSTHFARQMTLGAMNDEKYVYMMGREIALKMKRLGVNVSFSPVMDINVNPANPVIGNRSFGESKEEVTKRGIAYIKGLQDHGVMAVAKHFPGHGDTDTDSHLALPVIKHDMKRLTEVELYPFKKSFEAGVMGVMVAHLYIPKIDSTKNLATTLSKPLVTGLLKEKMKYKGLVFTDALNMKGVASFYKPGEVELKALMAGNDVLLFPEDVPTAITKIKSAIAAGQIDTTELYQRVRKILHAKYWVGLNNYKPVQLANLKQEMNRPLANVVQEQLYEQAVTVVANKNNLIPFRNLDTLSIASVAVGVAPDNKFQEILGNYAPLAKFSISDRFAPDSAFTNIIPELEGHDVVLVSIHNMNSTPARDFGIGLGTRAFIQYLQDRTDKKVIVTVMGNAYSLKYFDNINWLTVGYEDNPVSQSLMAQVLFGARAAKGKLPVTPSAKYKSGTGIETPSLGRLKYGVPESVGMDSKVLAQIDNIALEAIAYAATPGAQVMVVKDGTVVFNKSYGHYTYEKLKPVTNNTVYDIASITKVAATLQAVMFLKDQGKINLDGKISTYLPELRGTNKEGLILRDILTHQAGLQATLPHWQKTMDNRTLAQVYYASTQTDVFPNEVAPGIYSIKSMEDSLWTWTVNSKLLAKKKDAKSYEYKYSDLGFYIMKRMAEHMLNQPIDEFLEQNIYAPLGMSTLTYNPLLKLPREAIAPTEDDNYFRKSLVWGTVHDQGAAMLGGVGGHAGLFSNANDLAKLMQMNLQNGEYGGHKFFTTHVVTEFAKKQYKTSRRGLGWDKPAPDGNGPTSNLASPNTFGHTGFTGTAAWVDPDNNLIYIFLSNRVFPDAGNTKLVKYNIRTRIHDVIYKSIVPKT, from the coding sequence ATGCTGATCGCCATGGATGCCGAGTGGGGCTTAAGCATGCGCCTTGACAGCTCTACCCATTTTGCCCGCCAGATGACCCTGGGCGCCATGAACGACGAGAAATACGTGTACATGATGGGCCGTGAAATTGCCCTGAAAATGAAGCGTCTGGGTGTGAACGTAAGCTTTTCGCCGGTAATGGATATAAACGTGAACCCGGCTAACCCTGTTATTGGCAACCGTTCGTTCGGCGAATCTAAGGAAGAAGTTACAAAACGTGGCATTGCCTACATTAAAGGCTTGCAGGACCATGGCGTAATGGCTGTTGCCAAGCACTTCCCGGGACACGGCGATACAGATACCGATTCACACCTTGCTCTGCCGGTTATCAAACACGATATGAAGCGCCTGACCGAGGTAGAACTATATCCTTTTAAGAAATCATTTGAGGCCGGGGTAATGGGCGTGATGGTAGCGCACCTTTACATCCCTAAAATCGACAGCACCAAAAACCTGGCTACTACCCTATCAAAGCCACTTGTAACAGGCCTGCTGAAAGAGAAAATGAAGTATAAAGGGTTGGTTTTTACAGATGCCCTGAACATGAAAGGCGTTGCCAGCTTCTATAAGCCTGGCGAAGTAGAACTGAAAGCCCTGATGGCAGGTAACGATGTACTCCTTTTCCCGGAAGATGTGCCTACAGCTATAACTAAGATTAAAAGCGCTATTGCAGCAGGACAGATAGATACTACTGAACTATACCAGCGGGTACGTAAAATATTACACGCAAAATATTGGGTTGGACTTAACAACTATAAGCCCGTACAGCTTGCTAACCTGAAGCAGGAAATGAATCGTCCGCTGGCAAATGTAGTACAGGAGCAACTATACGAACAGGCCGTAACGGTAGTAGCAAACAAGAACAACCTTATACCTTTCCGTAACCTCGATACATTGAGCATTGCCTCTGTGGCCGTAGGTGTGGCGCCGGATAACAAGTTCCAGGAGATATTGGGCAACTATGCGCCGCTGGCAAAATTCTCTATCTCCGACCGTTTTGCCCCGGATTCTGCTTTTACCAATATTATTCCGGAACTGGAAGGCCATGATGTGGTACTGGTAAGTATCCATAACATGAACAGCACGCCTGCCAGAGATTTCGGTATTGGCTTGGGAACACGTGCTTTTATCCAGTACCTGCAGGACCGCACAGATAAAAAGGTGATCGTGACGGTGATGGGTAATGCCTATAGTTTAAAATACTTTGATAATATAAACTGGCTTACTGTTGGCTACGAAGACAACCCTGTATCACAATCGCTGATGGCACAGGTGCTGTTTGGTGCACGCGCAGCTAAAGGTAAACTTCCTGTTACACCATCTGCCAAGTATAAATCAGGTACAGGTATCGAAACGCCATCTTTGGGCCGCCTGAAATATGGTGTTCCGGAGAGCGTAGGCATGGACTCCAAAGTACTGGCCCAGATCGACAACATTGCCCTGGAAGCAATTGCTTACGCTGCCACACCAGGCGCGCAGGTAATGGTTGTAAAAGATGGAACTGTAGTTTTCAATAAATCATACGGACACTATACCTACGAAAAACTAAAGCCCGTAACAAACAATACCGTGTATGATATCGCTTCTATCACCAAAGTTGCGGCTACTCTGCAGGCAGTTATGTTCCTGAAAGACCAGGGTAAAATCAACCTGGATGGTAAAATATCCACGTATTTGCCCGAACTGAGAGGCACCAATAAAGAAGGGTTGATACTACGCGATATCCTGACACACCAGGCCGGTTTGCAGGCAACATTGCCACACTGGCAGAAAACGATGGATAACCGCACTTTAGCCCAGGTATATTATGCCAGCACGCAGACAGATGTGTTTCCGAACGAAGTAGCGCCGGGCATCTATTCCATCAAGTCAATGGAAGATTCGCTCTGGACCTGGACCGTGAACTCGAAGTTACTGGCCAAGAAAAAAGACGCGAAAAGCTACGAGTATAAGTACAGCGATCTGGGCTTTTATATTATGAAACGGATGGCCGAGCACATGCTTAACCAGCCGATAGACGAATTTCTGGAGCAGAATATTTATGCGCCGCTGGGCATGAGTACGCTAACTTACAACCCGTTGCTAAAGCTCCCGCGTGAGGCTATTGCCCCTACTGAAGATGATAATTATTTCCGTAAATCGTTGGTTTGGGGCACGGTGCATGACCAGGGAGCGGCTATGCTGGGAGGCGTGGGCGGCCATGCCGGTTTGTTCTCTAACGCCAACGACCTGGCCAAACTAATGCAGATGAACTTACAGAATGGCGAATACGGCGGACATAAATTCTTTACTACACATGTAGTTACTGAGTTTGCAAAAAAACAATACAAGACCAGTCGTCGTGGCCTGGGCTGGGATAAACCGGCACCCGATGGTAACGGACCTACTTCTAACCTGGCATCGCCGAATACTTTCGGACATACGGGCTTTACCGGCACGGCTGCCTGGGTTGATCCGGACAATAACCTGATCTACATCTTTCTGTCTAACAGGGTTTTCCCGGATGCCGGAAACACCAAGCTGGTAAAGTATAATATCAGAACCAGGATACATGATGTGATCTATAAATCAATCGTACCAAAAACATAA
- the mutL gene encoding DNA mismatch repair endonuclease MutL, producing MPDIINLLPDYLANQIAAGEVVQRPASVVKELLENAIDAKATNVQLIVKEAGKQLIQVVDNGIGMSETDARMCFERHATSKIRSTEDLFRIRTMGFRGEAMASIGAVAQVEMKTKPHGADAGTRLIVEGSAVVTQEPVVSPSGTNICVKNLFYNVPARRNFLKTNAVEMRHILDEFQRVALAYPEIAFSLYHNDVEVFHLPSAKLSQRIIGIFGSNYKEQMALCDEETPFLSVRGYIGKPEFARKTRGEQFFFVNNRFIKSGYLNHAVMTAFEGLLPKESYPFYVLFIDIEPDKIDINVHPTKTEIKFDDEKTVYAIVHSAVRKSLGAHNIAPSLDFEGDVNFAPLQPIRIQNNEGAFEQERSTFASGGFSAPSSAPKRVSSAGWEQLYEPIRNQPTGEERISSSVSTSFLDDAFADSPATSNKTLQVHQKYLLVQVKSGIMVIDQHAAQERILYEKYVASLQKKAVISQALLFPQTIDLSPTDAALVKELKAEFLELGFQFEDFGGNTIILNAIPADVQAANEKELLEELVEQYKNNMATLKLDRRENLARAMAKRLASRLQTRMSELEMNSLVDKLFACQVPNYTPAGQKTLVIMELNQLHELFQKG from the coding sequence ATGCCCGATATTATAAATTTACTGCCAGACTACTTAGCAAACCAGATCGCTGCCGGTGAGGTAGTGCAACGGCCAGCTTCTGTGGTAAAGGAGTTACTGGAGAACGCCATTGACGCAAAGGCAACCAATGTGCAGCTGATCGTGAAGGAGGCAGGCAAACAGTTGATACAGGTAGTGGACAACGGCATAGGCATGAGCGAAACCGATGCCCGCATGTGTTTTGAGCGCCACGCTACATCTAAGATAAGAAGTACAGAAGACCTGTTTCGCATCCGTACGATGGGTTTCCGGGGCGAAGCAATGGCATCTATAGGCGCTGTGGCGCAGGTAGAAATGAAAACCAAGCCGCACGGTGCTGATGCTGGAACGAGGCTTATAGTGGAAGGGTCAGCTGTTGTTACCCAAGAGCCGGTTGTTTCGCCATCAGGTACAAATATATGTGTTAAGAACCTGTTCTATAACGTGCCGGCGCGCCGCAATTTCCTGAAGACCAATGCAGTAGAGATGCGCCATATCCTGGATGAGTTTCAGCGTGTGGCACTGGCTTATCCGGAGATCGCTTTCTCGCTTTACCATAATGATGTAGAGGTGTTTCACCTGCCATCTGCCAAGCTAAGCCAGCGTATTATCGGTATTTTCGGGAGCAACTATAAAGAGCAGATGGCGCTCTGCGACGAAGAAACACCATTTTTGAGTGTGCGCGGCTACATTGGCAAGCCCGAGTTTGCCCGTAAGACCCGCGGTGAGCAGTTCTTTTTCGTAAATAACCGCTTCATAAAAAGTGGCTATCTGAACCATGCCGTTATGACGGCTTTTGAAGGGCTGCTGCCAAAAGAAAGCTACCCGTTTTATGTGCTATTTATTGATATTGAGCCTGATAAGATCGATATAAACGTACACCCGACCAAGACCGAGATTAAGTTTGACGACGAAAAAACGGTGTATGCTATCGTTCATTCGGCTGTACGGAAGTCGTTGGGCGCGCATAACATTGCTCCGTCGCTGGACTTTGAGGGTGACGTGAATTTTGCACCGTTACAGCCTATCCGGATACAAAATAACGAAGGCGCTTTTGAACAGGAACGATCCACCTTCGCATCGGGAGGTTTTTCAGCACCATCGTCAGCGCCTAAACGTGTGAGCTCTGCCGGGTGGGAGCAACTATACGAGCCTATCCGTAACCAGCCGACCGGCGAAGAACGCATCTCCTCATCAGTAAGTACAAGCTTTTTGGATGATGCATTTGCTGATAGCCCGGCTACTTCCAACAAAACACTGCAGGTGCATCAGAAATACCTGTTGGTGCAGGTAAAATCGGGCATTATGGTAATTGACCAGCATGCAGCCCAGGAGCGGATCCTGTATGAAAAGTACGTAGCCTCGTTACAAAAGAAAGCTGTGATCTCGCAGGCATTGCTGTTTCCGCAAACTATAGATCTGTCGCCGACTGATGCTGCTCTGGTAAAAGAACTGAAGGCTGAGTTTCTGGAGTTAGGTTTCCAGTTTGAAGATTTTGGTGGTAACACGATCATCCTGAATGCGATACCTGCCGATGTGCAGGCGGCCAACGAAAAGGAACTGCTGGAAGAACTGGTAGAGCAGTACAAAAACAATATGGCCACCCTGAAGTTAGACAGAAGGGAAAACCTGGCGCGTGCGATGGCTAAACGACTGGCAAGTCGCTTGCAAACCCGTATGTCGGAACTGGAAATGAATTCGTTGGTAGATAAATTATTTGCCTGCCAGGTACCAAACTATACGCCAGCCGGACAGAAAACACTCGTGATTATGGAGCTTAACCAGTTGCATGAGCTCTTCCAGAAAGGTTAA
- a CDS encoding rhomboid family intramembrane serine protease, translating into MVRNLLIINVVVFILQGNIFDARQFALYHFGSDYFNPVQFLTHMFLHGGWGHLFSNMFSLFIFGPMLERFWGSQRFLAFYLITGLGASVLYSGVRAYELHELRENTIAYIENPSPVAFNNYMDEHLREGSGRELAVMMKRNPDIPEYTEQSKAVVREVYDTIFNSPMLGASGAVFGILMAFGMLFPNLELMLLFLPVPIKAKYFVMLYGAYELYTGFNRVAGDNVAHFAHLGGMLFAYILIKMWQRNDYREY; encoded by the coding sequence ATGGTCAGGAACCTGCTGATCATAAACGTAGTGGTTTTTATACTTCAGGGTAATATTTTTGATGCCCGGCAGTTTGCGCTTTATCACTTCGGCTCCGATTATTTTAATCCGGTACAGTTTTTAACGCACATGTTTCTGCATGGCGGCTGGGGCCACCTGTTCAGCAACATGTTCAGTTTGTTTATTTTCGGACCAATGCTGGAGAGGTTCTGGGGTTCGCAGCGTTTCCTGGCATTTTACCTGATTACCGGTCTGGGAGCAAGTGTGTTATACTCCGGTGTGCGTGCCTACGAACTACACGAGTTGCGCGAAAACACGATAGCTTATATCGAGAACCCAAGCCCTGTTGCATTTAACAACTATATGGATGAGCATCTGCGTGAAGGGTCCGGGCGGGAGCTGGCCGTGATGATGAAACGTAACCCGGATATACCGGAATACACAGAGCAGAGCAAGGCTGTTGTAAGAGAAGTATACGATACGATTTTTAATAGCCCGATGCTGGGTGCGTCCGGAGCCGTTTTTGGTATTCTGATGGCCTTCGGTATGCTCTTTCCGAATCTGGAACTGATGCTGCTGTTTTTGCCGGTGCCTATAAAAGCCAAGTATTTTGTAATGCTGTACGGGGCTTACGAACTATATACTGGTTTTAATCGCGTTGCCGGCGATAATGTGGCCCATTTTGCACACCTTGGCGGAATGTTGTTTGCGTATATACTAATTAAAATGTGGCAGCGAAACGATTACCGCGAGTATTAA
- a CDS encoding rhomboid family protein → MSILQDIKDAFRQPNNTLKQLILINVIVFVVLIVLRLLLTFTVGPGAYDYLMSFVALHSDMGTFITRPWTLISYFFTHQGFLHIIFNMLNLYWFGQLVREYLGDKKLLSLYVIGGIAGGVLYMLSYNFIPYFEDRAASSVMIGASASVLAIVVAAATLLPNYTFNLILIGPVRIKYIALFLVLLSMSGAVGDNAGGNIAHLGGALIGWLFIKQLQRGSDMGRPLHAFFGFVTGLFKRRPKLKVTHRRNTTFAGSSNGSATTVTGKPSQKEIDLILDKISSSGYESLSKEEKQKLFQASQKE, encoded by the coding sequence ATGAGTATACTTCAAGATATAAAAGACGCTTTCCGGCAGCCCAACAACACGCTAAAGCAGCTTATTCTGATCAACGTGATCGTGTTTGTAGTGCTGATTGTGCTGCGCCTCTTGCTGACATTTACAGTAGGGCCAGGTGCGTACGACTACCTGATGAGCTTTGTAGCGCTGCATTCTGACATGGGTACTTTTATCACCCGTCCCTGGACGCTGATCTCGTATTTTTTTACACACCAGGGTTTTCTGCACATCATCTTTAACATGCTGAACCTGTACTGGTTCGGGCAACTGGTACGGGAGTATCTGGGCGATAAAAAGCTGCTGAGCTTGTATGTGATAGGCGGTATTGCCGGCGGTGTGCTGTATATGCTCAGCTATAACTTTATTCCCTACTTCGAAGATCGTGCTGCCAGTTCTGTCATGATCGGAGCTTCGGCAAGTGTGCTGGCTATAGTTGTGGCCGCTGCTACGTTACTACCTAACTATACGTTTAACCTGATCCTGATCGGACCTGTTCGTATTAAATACATTGCGTTGTTCCTGGTGCTGCTTTCTATGTCCGGAGCGGTAGGCGATAATGCCGGTGGTAACATTGCCCACTTGGGAGGTGCTTTAATTGGTTGGCTCTTCATTAAACAACTGCAGCGCGGCAGCGATATGGGGCGTCCACTTCATGCATTTTTTGGTTTTGTGACTGGGCTGTTCAAACGCAGACCTAAACTAAAAGTAACCCACCGCCGGAATACAACATTCGCTGGCAGCTCGAACGGCAGCGCCACCACTGTAACAGGCAAGCCAAGCCAGAAAGAGATCGATCTGATTCTGGATAAAATTTCCAGTTCTGGTTACGAAAGTCTTTCTAAAGAAGAAAAGCAGAAGTTGTTTCAGGCTAGCCAGAAGGAGTAG
- a CDS encoding pyridoxal phosphate-dependent aminotransferase — MQDIKEVNSILSDRITALSESQTIAMAKKARELAAQGHDVINLSFGEPDFQTPQYIKDAAKKAIDDGFTFYTPVPGYPELRQAIADKFKRDNNLDYKLENIVVSTGAKQSIANAVLCLVNPGDEVIIFSPYWVSYEEIVKLAEGVPVQVMGSLENDFKVTPAQLEAAITSNTKLVMYSSPCNPTGSVFTQEELLGLAKVLEKYPKVHVIADEIYEYINFEGEHASMASLDFIKDRVITVNGFSKGYAMTGWRVGYIAAHKDIAAACDKMQSQITSGTCSIAQKAAYAALQGGKESAIEMRNAYFRRRNLVLELMNDIPGFKTNVPEGAFYIFPDVSYYFGMSYEGKTIQNALDLCMFILTDALVAVVSGEAFGAPQCVRFSYATSDEKLVEALRRIKESLAKLQ, encoded by the coding sequence ATGCAGGATATAAAAGAAGTGAACAGCATTTTGTCTGACAGAATAACTGCTCTGTCTGAGTCGCAAACGATTGCCATGGCTAAAAAAGCCCGTGAACTGGCTGCACAGGGGCACGATGTGATAAATCTGAGCTTTGGAGAACCTGATTTTCAGACGCCGCAGTACATAAAAGATGCTGCTAAAAAAGCGATTGATGATGGCTTTACATTTTATACTCCGGTGCCTGGTTATCCGGAGCTGCGCCAGGCCATCGCGGATAAATTTAAACGCGATAACAACCTGGACTATAAACTGGAGAATATAGTTGTATCTACAGGAGCCAAACAGAGTATAGCCAATGCCGTTCTGTGCCTGGTTAACCCCGGGGACGAGGTGATCATTTTCTCACCATACTGGGTGTCGTATGAAGAGATCGTGAAACTGGCAGAAGGTGTTCCTGTGCAGGTAATGGGAAGCCTGGAAAACGACTTTAAAGTTACGCCGGCACAGCTCGAAGCAGCCATTACATCCAACACCAAACTGGTCATGTATTCTTCGCCTTGCAACCCGACGGGCTCCGTATTTACACAGGAAGAATTGCTGGGCCTGGCGAAAGTATTGGAAAAATATCCGAAGGTGCATGTTATAGCAGATGAGATATACGAGTACATCAATTTTGAAGGCGAGCATGCCAGCATGGCCAGCCTCGATTTCATAAAAGACCGCGTTATTACCGTGAATGGCTTCTCAAAAGGGTATGCCATGACCGGCTGGCGTGTAGGGTATATTGCTGCTCATAAAGATATTGCCGCGGCCTGCGATAAAATGCAGAGCCAGATCACTTCCGGTACCTGCTCTATAGCTCAGAAAGCTGCTTATGCGGCATTACAGGGCGGAAAAGAGTCGGCCATAGAGATGCGCAATGCTTACTTCCGTCGCCGTAACCTGGTGCTGGAGTTGATGAACGACATACCCGGATTTAAAACAAATGTGCCGGAAGGAGCTTTTTATATTTTCCCGGATGTAAGTTACTATTTTGGGATGAGCTACGAAGGAAAAACAATACAGAACGCGCTGGACCTTTGCATGTTTATACTCACCGATGCCCTGGTGGCGGTAGTTAGTGGCGAAGCATTTGGGGCACCGCAGTGTGTTCGTTTCTCTTATGCTACTTCCGATGAGAAACTGGTAGAGGCATTGCGCCGCATTAAGGAGAGCCTGGCTAAACTTCAGTAA
- a CDS encoding bifunctional heptose 7-phosphate kinase/heptose 1-phosphate adenyltransferase has product MDQINNLEHIFEAFNGLTVLIVGDVMIDSYLWGKSTRISPEAPVPIVNVVKSEKRLGGAANVALNIQALGATPLLCSVIGDDTDGGDFLRLLEDKGLSAEGIVQSPERVTTIKHRIIASAQQLLRIDAEIETELTEYDNRHLEERYLKLLDKADVVVLEDYDKGVFTEANIKRFIQLANERKIPTVIDPKKKNFLSYVGCTLFKPNLKELKEGLKVEFADENLHAFEGAVTELQKRLQTEQVLVTLSERGVFIADGTEKTYIDAHHRSISDVSGAGDTVISIAALCMALRTSVQFLAGLSNLGGGLVCEQVGVVPVNKQHLLDEAKKVKLFGMHEQRTP; this is encoded by the coding sequence ATGGATCAGATCAATAATTTAGAACATATTTTTGAAGCCTTTAATGGGCTGACCGTGCTTATAGTTGGCGATGTGATGATCGACTCCTATTTGTGGGGGAAATCAACACGCATCTCGCCGGAAGCACCGGTACCTATAGTTAACGTAGTAAAAAGCGAGAAAAGACTGGGTGGCGCTGCAAACGTAGCCTTAAACATCCAGGCTTTAGGCGCTACGCCACTGCTTTGCTCGGTAATTGGTGATGATACGGATGGCGGCGACTTCCTGCGTCTGTTAGAAGACAAAGGTCTGTCAGCAGAGGGTATCGTGCAGAGTCCGGAGCGGGTAACAACTATAAAACACCGCATTATTGCCAGTGCCCAGCAACTGTTGCGCATCGATGCCGAAATAGAAACCGAACTGACAGAATACGACAACCGCCACTTGGAGGAACGTTACCTGAAGTTACTGGATAAAGCAGATGTGGTTGTGCTGGAAGATTATGACAAAGGTGTTTTTACAGAAGCCAATATTAAGCGGTTTATACAGCTGGCCAACGAGCGCAAGATTCCGACGGTAATCGACCCGAAAAAGAAAAATTTCCTGAGCTACGTTGGGTGTACGCTGTTCAAACCAAACCTGAAAGAACTGAAAGAAGGCCTGAAGGTAGAGTTTGCCGACGAGAACCTGCACGCTTTTGAAGGAGCCGTTACTGAATTACAGAAACGCCTGCAGACAGAACAGGTGCTGGTAACACTCTCGGAGCGAGGTGTATTTATAGCTGATGGCACCGAAAAAACGTACATCGATGCACATCACAGGTCTATTTCGGATGTGTCGGGTGCCGGCGATACGGTTATTAGCATAGCTGCACTTTGTATGGCCTTGCGTACGTCTGTTCAGTTTCTGGCAGGGCTGAGCAACCTGGGCGGTGGCCTGGTGTGCGAGCAGGTTGGCGTTGTGCCGGTAAATAAACAACACTTACTGGACGAAGCAAAAAAGGTGAAGCTATTCGGAATGCATGAACAGCGAACCCCTTAA
- a CDS encoding TrkH family potassium uptake protein: MNSEPLNRFLYGSKLRAYALMRRTTYVLTILSVGLLVYAHGVVESPVKLRFLYYAIDAILAVFVLIYVLRILYSFERVKFLRRTWFEGTLMAIILVNQVGTYLLGFPVVYNLFEGIGIPLSVEIYRVLVSLYMLVLLIVELLETRVHLKTLQVKPAIIFLMSFVLLIGIGTALFMLPKMTTVPGGMRFIDALFMATSASCITGLTVIDPGTYLTFSGQVVLLMLVQLGGLGVMTFATFFAMLMREGIGIRHHVAMYEIMESESISFTKGLLRKLIIMTLSIEAIGALLIFMTWEWNTEFDVTGSKIFFAIFHSISGFCNAGFSLYPQGLYSDPLRSWYTMHLVIAGLMILGGIGFPTIIDLFSPKAMRARMEAPWRNWKLLTRVTVYTSAGLLAFGTIAFFLLEYFNTLSHLNFVESLITSFFQSATTRSGGYHTVDISAVSVPALLIMMILMFIGASPGSMGGGIKTTTFTVIILSVWRTIVGKKNVEIGNRTIPHTVSYKAFAVFTFAVVFNVFFLIILSISDSKFDILRLAFEQISAFATVGLSTGITAGLSDAGKTVIILSMYIGRVGTLTLALAISTRAYTTAYKYPDTHLAVG; the protein is encoded by the coding sequence ATGAACAGCGAACCCCTTAACAGGTTTCTCTACGGCAGCAAGCTAAGGGCTTACGCGCTCATGCGGCGTACCACCTACGTGCTCACCATTCTTTCGGTAGGTTTGCTGGTCTATGCGCATGGGGTGGTAGAGAGCCCGGTAAAACTACGCTTTCTGTACTATGCCATCGATGCCATTCTTGCTGTCTTCGTCCTTATTTATGTCCTGCGCATTCTCTATAGTTTTGAGCGGGTAAAGTTTCTGCGGCGCACTTGGTTTGAGGGTACCCTGATGGCTATCATCCTGGTAAATCAGGTGGGCACCTACCTGCTGGGCTTCCCGGTGGTCTACAATTTATTTGAAGGGATAGGCATACCGCTTTCTGTAGAGATCTATAGAGTGCTGGTCTCCCTGTACATGCTGGTGCTGCTTATTGTTGAGCTGCTGGAGACTCGTGTGCACCTTAAAACCCTGCAGGTAAAGCCGGCTATAATCTTCCTGATGAGTTTTGTTTTACTGATCGGGATTGGTACTGCGCTGTTCATGCTACCCAAAATGACCACTGTTCCCGGAGGCATGCGCTTTATAGATGCCCTGTTCATGGCCACAAGCGCATCCTGCATTACTGGCCTTACCGTGATAGACCCGGGTACCTATCTAACTTTTTCGGGGCAGGTGGTATTGCTTATGCTGGTACAGTTGGGCGGGCTTGGTGTAATGACCTTTGCTACCTTTTTTGCTATGCTGATGCGGGAAGGGATTGGCATCAGGCACCACGTGGCGATGTACGAGATCATGGAAAGCGAGTCCATCTCGTTTACCAAAGGCCTGCTGCGTAAACTCATCATCATGACGCTGTCTATAGAAGCGATCGGGGCCTTACTGATTTTTATGACCTGGGAATGGAATACAGAGTTTGATGTGACAGGGAGTAAGATATTCTTTGCTATATTCCATTCTATTTCCGGGTTCTGTAATGCCGGTTTTTCGCTTTACCCGCAAGGCCTTTATAGTGATCCGCTCCGTTCCTGGTACACGATGCACCTGGTAATTGCAGGTCTGATGATCCTGGGTGGAATTGGTTTTCCAACTATAATCGATCTTTTCTCTCCCAAGGCGATGCGTGCCCGCATGGAAGCTCCCTGGCGAAACTGGAAACTATTAACAAGAGTAACCGTGTACACGTCCGCTGGTTTGCTGGCATTCGGTACGATTGCTTTTTTCCTGCTGGAGTACTTTAATACACTCTCGCACCTGAATTTTGTAGAGTCACTTATAACCTCGTTTTTCCAATCGGCAACAACGCGTTCAGGCGGGTATCATACAGTAGATATTTCAGCGGTATCAGTTCCGGCCCTGTTAATTATGATGATACTGATGTTTATCGGGGCATCGCCGGGGTCCATGGGTGGCGGTATAAAAACAACAACTTTTACGGTAATTATACTTTCGGTATGGCGAACTATAGTTGGCAAGAAGAATGTCGAAATCGGTAACAGAACTATACCCCATACGGTATCTTACAAAGCGTTCGCAGTTTTTACGTTTGCCGTGGTTTTCAATGTCTTTTTCCTGATCATCCTTTCCATTTCCGATTCCAAGTTCGATATTTTACGTTTGGCTTTTGAGCAGATTTCAGCTTTTGCCACGGTAGGGTTAAGTACAGGCATAACTGCAGGATTATCGGATGCAGGTAAAACTGTAATTATATTGTCTATGTATATTGGCAGGGTAGGCACACTTACTCTGGCGCTGGCCATCAGTACGCGTGCTTACACTACAGCTTACAAATATCCGGATACACACTTAGCTGTTGGTTAA